In Fibrobacter sp. UWB10, the genomic window GCTAAAACTGCTGAACAGGAGTGCCACCGCAATCACCACTGCCATCTCGCAGAAAATCAGGTAGATAGCCGTAAGCAAGCTGAGCGTCGGAGCAGACCCAGTCAAGAACAGCATCACGTAGTAGATTGCCGTCAAAAGCATCAGGTGAACCGCCACCACTGCAAGCAAGCCAAAGTACTTGCCCACAATGAACGACGCGCGGCTAATAGGCTTCGACAAGAGCGTAAGCACTGTACGGCGCTGAATTTCTTTTTGCACCAGGCTAATGCCCACGAAAATCGAAATCAACAGGCCCGAAAGGCTCATCACCGAAAGCGTGGTCGACTTGATCACATAAGCGCGGTCAAACACAGACCATTCGCCAAGTACAATGCTGAACAAGGTGAGTGCAATCGCCAAAAAGCCAATGTTATAAAGAATCTTGTCGCGAATAGATTCGCGGAATGTATTGAGGGCAATAATGCCGATATGCTTAAGCGTCTGCACGGGCAATCTCCTCTGTCAAAATGTCTTCGAGGCTCGGGCGCTTGTGGTCCATGCGCTCGACAGCAATTCCTTTTTCCAAGCAATAGCGCAGCAGGCGGTCGCGGGCAGCATCATCGGCGCATACGCATTCCTGCGGATGACCAGCAGGGGCAACACCCTCGGGAAGTTCTGCCTGCGGAATTGCTTCGCGGGTACGCACGTGGTATTCCACGCCGCAAGATTCCGTAATCTCGTCTACGGTACCTTCGCGCACAATCTTGCCATCGACAATCATCGCGACCTTGTGGCTAATCGATTCCACATCGGAGAGCAAGTGGCTTGAATAGAAAATCGTCACACCCGTGCGATTCAGTTCCATAATGGCTTCGCGCACATCGCGGCGGCCCATCGGGTCGAGACCGCTCATGGGTTCATCGAGAATCAAAAGCTTCGGCTTACCGAGAATTGCCTGAGCAATGCCCACGCGCTGCATCATGCCCTTGGAGTATGAACGCAGGCGGCGGTCAATCCAGTCCTTATTTGCATGCAACAGATCCAGCGACCAGTCAATGCGCTTGTCCAGTTCGGCCCCAGAAAGGCCCACCAACTTACCGTAGAACTGCAAAAGTTCACGGCCCGTTAGATAATCATAAAAGTACGGCTGTTCCGGCGAATAACCGATAAACTGACGGCTCTTCACATTACGCGGAGAAATCCCGTTCACCAGCACATTGCCCGAATCAAAATTCAAAAGACCCGTAAGCACTTTGATAGTCGTAGACTTGCCCGCGCCGTTCGGCCCGATAAAGCCATACACTTGCCCCGGTTCTACGCTAAAACTCACATCCTTAAGCGCAAGCTTCGGTTTCATCAAGAAACCGCTGCGGTACGTCTTATGCAAATGTTCAATCTTAATCATAAACAACCCAATCACTTGTCCGTATCGTCGGACTTTTTACCAAAGGCACGTTCCTCGGCATCTTCGATTTCGCGACGACGTCGTTCCGCCATCTCTTGCTTCTTGATAAAGAAATGGATGATAGCACCCGTAGCATAACATGCCACGCCGGTATAGAACAGCGGATTGATCGAATGACCCTCGAGCCCAGGGAAAATATTCAGGACTACGCTGTGCCCGAAAAGCATCAAAAGCACCAACACAAAGCCCAGCGCACGAAGCACATAAGTCACAATCACGAGTTTTTTCATAGATACCTCAAAACTGCACCAAAACGGTACATTCCTTCTAACAGAAAAATACACAAATATTTGAGTAAAGGATAAGCCGCGCGCCCAAAAAGCCTATAAAAAAGGAGATGCCCGCTTGCGCGGGCATGACATTTAACAACAAAGGCTCAAAAGCGAGGCGTCTATCCCTTTACATGGATAGCAGCGGCAAATTCAGCCAACAGCTTCGGGTCTTCAACCTTTTCCCAAAGCGTACCCGTCACGATGATGTTTGCACCAGCTGCCACGCGGACGGCAGCTGTCTGCGGGTCCTTAATGCCACCACCGGTAATGATAGTCATTTCGGTTGCCTTGCGGGTATAGGCGATGTGTTCCACCGGCACGGGTTCTTCGGCACCGCTGCCAGCTTCCAGATACACATAACGCATGCCCATAAGTTCAGCAGCAATGGAATTCACCATGCTGAGCTTGGGCTTGTTGGCAGGCACCGGCATGGTGCCGCTAATGTATTCGACCGTGGTACGCTTGCCGCTATTGATCAGCTGATAGGCCGTCGGAATCGCTTCCATATTCAAGGCGCGCACCAAGGCGCCACCGCGAACCTGTTCGTCGATCAAGTAATTCGGGTTACGGCCACTTACAAGCGTCATAAAGAGCATTGCATCAAAGCCAGGCACCACCTGAGAGGCTCCACCCGGGAACAGCACCACGGGCAAATCCACATTGGCCTTGAGGGCAGCCACCTGCTTGGGCAGCGTAAAGTTACCTAGGTAAGAACCGCCCACCAACAAGAGGTCGGCACCGTTTTCAGCGGCCATAGCACCAGCCTTCACAAAGGCAGCTTCGTCCGATGTATCGGGGTCCAGCAGCACGGCAAAAAGCGCACCGCGTTTTTCGATTTCAGCATTCAGACGGAGTTCAGTCTTCCCAGGTTTCATACAATTCCTTTTCTTGCGTCTACTCCGCAAGATACCATAAAGATACATTATTTGTTTCCTCCATGCCACAAAAATTACAAAGAAGGCGGGCCGAAGCCCACCTTCTCGTTCTCGGCCTGTTCTCCCCCAACCGAATCCTCCTAACCGGTCCTTCGAACAGGCCTAACCCCCAAATTCGCTAGTCGTTTTTGATGCAGCGGACAAAGCCGGCACTCCACATCGCATTCGTATACGCAGTCTTCATAAAGCCGTCATTTAAATCATACTTCAACGTATAAATCATTCCTATCGCATCCCCTACATACGGCATCCCAGGTTGCAGGAATTCTTCAGGCGTGGGCCTCGGCGTAAACAGGTAGCTAGCACCTCCATTTATCTTCATTCTATAACGGCCATTATTTCCGCGAACCCAACCCAAAGTTTCGAGCCCAAAGCCCACCGGATCCCCATTAGCGGAATGCAGCAAATCATAATCGACATGCGCCAGCAAAGTATTCCAATCCTCATACGAAGGCATTCGCCAGCCCTCAGGACACACATCATAGTTCAGCACGTCCAGCGAGTCAATCACCTTACTCCAATTCACATTGTCAGGGTTTTCCGGATTTTCATGAAGTTCCTTACAAAGTCTATGAGCTTCATCTATAAAACGCAAGGAATCACTTTCACTCAACGGGCCAACCTCATCCAACGAGTCAGCAACTGCACGATATTCTGTCAGCCAAGCATTCATGCGATCCGCAATGCAGTCCTCTTCTGACGCATATTTATTGTAAATCGAATCCAGCGGGAAAATTGAATACAAGCGCCCATACACAGAGCAATTCGACGAATCATCCCTAAAGCAACTGGACTTTTCTGTTGCATAGTTCAGATTTTCCGCCATCCACGTCTGCGAAATACCATCATATTCAAGCTTGACCGTCTTGTAGGTTTGACCATCTCTTGAATCAGCCATAGTTCCCAAAGTCGAAGAAACATCCAACTGAGCTACGCGACCATCAACAAGTTCCCAAGCTCCTTCATGGCATTTCAAGAGAGACTCATTCTTATAAACTTCAACAAGCGCACCTTCGTTTACAGCAGAGCATTTTGCAGCCCCATATATTTTAGCAAGCACGTAAAGCAAATATTTTTTCTTTTGCAAGCATTCTTGATAGAACTGAACCGCATCTTCGCCGAGTCTCTCAAATGCTGCCTCGGGAAGCAACAAGATTCCCGTAACATTAGAATGCAAGATAAAAAACTTCATACTTTCTTTAGAACTTTCTGAAAGTCCTTCAACCATCCCTGTTTCACCAAGTTCTTCTTTTATTTGCTGCAACAGAGTATACGGAAGTTCATTCAATTCGTCGCGAACCAAGGCTGCTTCCGATGGATCCAATTCATCTAGCCCGAATACAGTGGCCATTTCAGTTTCAGCCTGATTTTTCGCCTCCGTAAACGATTTTCCAGAAGCCACCAACTTTTTAACGCGATGTGCCGTCAAATGGGTTAATACATCAACAACAAACGAGTTCGAATCGCGCAAATCAAGAATCGCATGCAAAGAAATATCGTCAGAAGTCGCAATCAGCATGACAACCGGGCTGTTTAGAGAAACACTGTCAAACTGGATTGAGCCATTATTACTCGGACGCATCTCTCCGGTCACAGAATCTTCTACAGCACCGCCAATCTTCGCCGTATAAGACTCTCCGTCAATCCATTCTAACGTCGTAGAATCCAGTTCTTTAAGCGTTACCGAACCGCCCGCCCAAAAGACATCCTGCGGGAAAGAGGCATCCAAGTTTTCCAGAGAAGGCTTGGTTTCACTTTTTGCAGGAGCATAATAAGCGCGACCCCTTAAAGAGATATTTTCGTACGCTACAACGCCCGTTTCTTCGGCGGAGCCGCCCAGCGGCGTTATTGAATGATCGTCCCCTTTTACAACAGAATTTCCATTGTCCGAACACGCCGCGAACATCAAGGCGAGCGGCATCGCCATTTTGCAGACAAACTGCTTTGTCATTTTTGTGTAATTCATGGTATCCTCCTAACCCTTTTTAGAATTCTTTTTTGTGAGCGGGAAAAACTGCATATTCAGACGATACACCTCGTCCATCGCAGAATCCCTAGTCGCAATTGCAATTACCTTTTTACGGCATTCGGCAATCACTTGCACAATTTCATCGTAGGCTTCATGCGTAACGCCTAGCGTAATACCCGAGAAATGACGTTCATTTTGCGGAACACCCTCGATCGCATCAAGGGCGAATTCACCCATCTGGCGGTGCATGCCACGAACGGCGACAGGCGTTACCTCCATTGGGCCCGTCGTCACAGACTGTTCTGTTTGCGTGTAGTTGCCCGCATCGTCTTTTTGAAGCAAGCCCGCCTTGACCAAGAAATTCAAGGTCTCAGTCACTTCAGCCGCCGTTATTTTTTCACGACAGGCATGGGCAAGCGCCAAGGGTTTCGCCCCCGGCATAGCAGGAGCCAATTCGCGAATGACAGGATTTTTCCAGTCGCTGAAAAAACGGAAAGAGTCCCCTTCCAAGACTTTCGCCTTGTGCGCCTCGGCAATCGAAATCATCTCGCCATAAGCGGCCTTCTTTTCGGCATCCGTTTTCGCATGGTCGAACTTGACCAGCTCCACGAAGAAATCGCACTCGTAGTCCGCAAGGTTCATGGCCGTAGCTACACGCACGGCAGTAGCTTCGCCCAGGTTATAGCGGCCTTCGCTCACGTATTTAAGGAAAATCGACGAGGAAAACCCCGCCAAAGAAGCGAACTCCTGCCAAGTAAACGCAGACTTCGCCTTTCTTTCGGCGTAATAATCCGCGATATACTGGCGATAGCTCGTGTACTCAAGTATATCTTTCATTTGTCCTCCTCTTAGCCCCCCGAAAACTCGGCCCAAGCTAAGTACATCCTAAATATAAGCAAAGATTTTTAAAAAGTCAATAGTTTTATGACATAAATTTTAAGTTTTTTAGCAAATTTCACACGTTTTTGCATTTATATTCAAAAATTACGAAATTTTACGACATAAAAAAGGACATTACGCCGAGCGAAGACAATAGACCGATAGTCTATTGTCGGAGCGAAGGACGAACAACGACTTGCTTTTCCTTTTGGAGTTCTCATACCTCGTTGTTCGTATATATAAAGAAGGCGAGCCAAAGCCCGCCTTCTCGTTCCTCCTAACCGCCAAATTCGCTATTCGTCCTTAATGCAACGGATAAAGCCTTCATTCGGCAGGTCAAAATAATTTTTAACCTCATGATACCTGTTGGCATTATACATTCTTGAATAAAATGCATAAATAATCGATCCATAAACTCCCTGAATTGCATATTCGTACCCAGAGTCGCGAGAATCTTCAGCCAACACCTTCGGCGTAAACAGATAAGGAACCTTTCTGACAAGTATTTTATACCAGTCGGAACTTCCACGAACTTCAGCAACAAAATCCATGCCAAATCCTATCGGATTACCATAACCCGAGAGCAAGTAATTCAATTCTTCACCCGGTTCCACATCGAAGTGTTCCCTCAGGTACATAAACAGCGTTATCCAATCTTCGTAACGGGGCACACGCCAACCTTCCGGGCACACATCAAGATTCAAGACGTTCAACGAATCAACTACCTTTTCCCAATCCACACTATAGGGATCCTTCGTATAATCGCCTTCATTGAAAAGACCGTCACATTCCTCCCGAGCCTGTTCCGCCCAGAACAAAGTGTCATCCGACATAGCATCCGTCAAATATTCAACCGTTTTAAAGGTTGCACATTCTTCCTTGGAATTATACTTCCTGTAAGACGAATCCAAACCCGACACAAACGAATAGATGCGACCATAGGTAGAACAATATGACATTTCCCCTACAACAGATTCCTCCCTGAAACAGCTAGAGTTTTCAGTTTCATAGTTCAAATTTTCTGCCATCCAAGTCTGCGTTACATCTCCCAAATCCAGCTGCACAGTCTTGTAAGTCTTGCCATCTCGAGAATCAGTCATCGTCCCAAACGCATGAGCAACGTTCACCTTGTTCGCCTTGCGGAAGGTCAAATTCCAAGTATCCGATTCGCATTTCAATTCATACATTTCGCTAGAGATGCTAGCAAGCTCCCCTTCTCTTTCAGACGAGCAGCCTCCATAACCAAACACGGATGCAAGCAGGTTGGCAAAATAAGCCCGTTTTTGCAAGCATTCTTGATAATACAAAGCAAAGCTATCTCCAAGTCTTTCAAAAGCACGCGGGGTTACTTGCAAAATAGTGAATATATGCGATGATTCAACGCCTTTAGCCAAAGATTTCTTTGTATCTTCCGAAATACCGGCATCAGTTCCCGTCCCACCAAATTCTCTATTCAGGGTAGCCAACAAACCAAATGAGACAATCTCGTTGAACGTCTTGCGCCACAAAGCAGCCGGCGACGAACTGGTCAGATTCGCACCAAGGAATGGGTTTTGCGGGCCAAAGCCGAACACATTTGCAATTTCAGTTTCAGTCTGAGCCTTCGCCGCCGTAAACGACATTCCCGATTCAACCAGTTTCTGCATGCGATAGGCCGCCAAATGACTCAAACCATCAATTTCAAAAGCATTTGTATCCCGGACATTCACAACCGCATTCAACGATATTCCACCCGATACGGCTTCCAACAAGACAATCGAGCTCCTCAGCGAAACACTATCAAAATGGACCATTCCATCGTCACCAGGAATCAATTCTCCCGTAAGCGTATCTTCGGTATTCCCCTTAAAAGACACCGTAATCGCGCTGTCGTTCAACGGTTCAAGCGTCACAGAATCTAGTTCCGTAAGAACAATCTGCCCGCCATTAGCGAAAATATTCGTCGGAATTGAAACAACAACATCTCCAGACGAACCACCTCCATTATTTGCCGACGCATAATACGCTCGAGCACGAATCGACGCTATAATATTCGGCTCTTCCGAGGAACCGCCCATTTCCACACCGGGATCACCTTCCGTTTTAGAAATCGCGTTTTCGTTGTCAGTGGAACAAGCCGCGAACATCAAGGCGAGCGGCATCGCCATTTTGCAGGCAAACTGCTTTGTGATTTTTTTGTAATTCATGGTATCCTCCTAACCCTTTTTAGAACCCTTGTTTGTCATGGGGAAAAACTGGATGTTCAGGCGGTACACCTCATCCGTTTCAGTTTCCCTAGTAGCAATTTCAATCACACGCTTGCGGAACGCATTGATTTCCGCGACAATTTCATCGTAGGCGGCCTGCGTAATGCCCAAGGTCACGCCCGAAAAGTGGCGTTCGTTTTGCGGCACGCCCTCGATCGTATCAAGCGCAAGTTCACCCATTTGGCGATGCAGGCCGCGAATCACAGCGGGAGTCACTTCCATGGGTCCGGCCGTAATCGACCTGTCCGTCTGCACATAATTGCCGTTTTCATCTTTCTGGAGCATATTCGCCTTCACCAGAAAGTTCAGCGAATCGCTGACTTCGGCAGCGGTAATTTTAGGACGGCACGCTTTTGCTAGTGCTAACGGTTTTGCCCCGGGCATGGCAGGCGCCAGTTCACGGAGCACGGGATTTTTCCAGCTGTCAAAATAGCGAAATGCATCGGCCTCGATCACTTTCGCCTTGCGACTTTCCGCCATTGCCACCAACTTCTGGAAAGATTCCTTTTTGGCCTTGTCCGTCTTGGCATGGTCAAAGCAAACCATCTCGCGGAAAAATTCAAGGTCGCTACCAGACAAGTGCATTGCCGCGGCAACACGATCGACAGCCGCTTCGCTCAAGTTGAAGCGACCCTCGCTCACATATTTTAGGTAGACTGGCGAAGAAAATCCCGCCGCAGAAGCAAACTCCGGCCAAGTAAACGCAGATTTCGCCTTTTTGTCAGCGTAATAGTCCGCGATATACTGACGGTAGCTCGTATATTCAAGTATATCTTTCATTTGTCCTCCTCTTAACCCCCCGAAAACTCGGCCCAAGCTAAGTACACTCCAAATATAAACAATGATTTTTCAAAAGTCAATAGTTTTTACAATAAATTTTTCACTAAATTTCTAAAATTTAAGCATTTTACAGAATTTTATATAAAAAATCACAATTTTTCACAATAAACAGAATTTAAGTTCACACACAAAAAAAAGAAGGCAGACCGAAGTCCACCTTCTTTTCCTCCTAACCGCCAAGCCCACTATTCATTTTTGATGCAGCGAACGTTCACATACCTATCTAATTGTTCATTCAATCGGAACGCTCCAATCCAGTCTATTTTCAAATTAAGAGCAAATTCAAGAATATACACATTTTCTTCATAGGCCATCACTTTTTCAGTTTCCGCTTCCGGGCGTACAATAAATCGTTCTGCGGTTACCGGCCCAAAACCAAGCCCAGGCAATTCACGCACGCCCATCTTCCAGTTTTGATTAACATCTTCAACAATTTCTCCCGTGGTTCTATATGCCTGTTTAAACAAATTAGCCCAATCTTCAATTTTAGGAATCCGCCATCCGTCTGGGCACAACCCCTGATAATGTCCGTTCACAGCCTCAACGGAATCCAATATGGCGAAGACTTTTTCAGAATTAATACTACCGCTGTCCGTATAAACGAGAGCAGAATCCAAGCCTAGAGCATCAAACCACTTATACCTGACAAAACTACTCCAATACGCAGAATCAACGTAGAAAATCCAGTCATCCCTGTCGCTCTTCAGCGAATCAAGCCAAATCAAACTATCGTTCGGCGAATCAAACGAACCGTGATAAATCCTAGCAATATGCAATTCTTGCTCCCGATAAGCCTTCACCGATTCAATAGCAGCACTATCAAGAACCGCAGTCACACCTTCACCACTATAAACCAAATTTTCCATCATCCAAGTTTGAGATCCACTTTCTATTTCATATGTAACAGTCCTATAGGTTTTTCCATCACGGGGATCGGTCATAGTTCCTTCCGTACGAGGCATATCTTCCCTTACCATTCGGAAAGCCGAAGCAATCCAGTCATTAGGCTTACATTTTATTTTCAAATCCAATTCAGAACCTAAATAGGTAATCACCAACGAATCGCCTTCTTTTTCATCGGTACATCTGCCAACGCCGTACAAACTAGACAGGAAATTACCGAACAAAGCTCTTTCTGCATTCGTTATATCTTTCCATGTACCACCATCGTAATGGCGTTCAGACCACAGTTCACCTGCCGGATATTCAACACATTTCGTCTTGATAGAATCCGTCAAGTTTGCAAAAGTGCCGGAATTTCCAAAGTCCGCAATTTCTTTTTTATCTAGGCACGAATAATTTGTTTCAACAAATACACTCACAAAACTTAAGATTTCCCGGCCCTCCTTACTGCCAGCATATTCACCATCGCCAAACCGGAAAGACTCATCATAGAAACCAAAAGCTTCCATTACCTCTCGACCCGCTTGCGACCTTGCCTCTTCAAAGCTCTGTCCCTGCTTAACTAAACTTCGCAAACGAGTTGCTTCCAAAGTTGTCAACACATTAATATCCACATTCTTCGTTTCACGCAAATTAACGATAATACGATATATGAACCTTTCATTAAAAGCTATTAAACTTTCCAATCCAAGATCTATCAAAGTATCAAGCGAAGCCCACCAATTTTCACCATTTCCTACGGGAGATAGTTCAAGTAAAACATACGGACTTTTCAAATTGACACTATCAAAAGAAAATACACCTGACGCATTCGTAACCGAACTATAATATATATTATCGGTTGTATCAAATGTCACCGAATCCAATTCAACCATCCTTACCATATGCCCTTGCCAAATACTGCTACTTATTGAAGGCGAGCCTCCAGATCCTAGCACTCGACCGGCCAAGGCATAAACACCCGTTTCTTCTTCGGCGCCCCCGAACGGTACCGCCGGGGAATCATCCAAACGAGCATCAACATGGCTATCATCCATAGAGCAAGCCGCGAACATCAAGGCGAGCGGCATCGCCATTTTGCAGACAATCTGTTCTGCCATTTTTACATAGTTCATGGTAGCCTCCTAACCCTTTTTTGAACCATTAATGTTTGTCATCGGGAAGAACTGCATGTTCAGACGGTAAACTTCATCTGTCGCAGAATCTTCAGTGGCAATCGCGATAATTTCTTTGCGGAACTCGGCAATCCGCTTCACGATTTTTTCGTAGGCCGTGCGAGTAATGCCAAGCGTAAGGCCCGAAAAATGGCGTTCGTTTTGCGGCACGCCCTCAATTGCTTCAAGCGCAAGTTCACCCATCTGGCGATGAAGTCCACGGATCGCGAGCGGCGTAAATTC contains:
- a CDS encoding TIGR02147 family protein codes for the protein MKDILEYTSYRQYIADYYAERKAKSAFTWQEFASLAGFSSSIFLKYVSEGRYNLGEATAVRVATAMNLADYECDFFVELVKFDHAKTDAEKKAAYGEMISIAEAHKAKVLEGDSFRFFSDWKNPVIRELAPAMPGAKPLALAHACREKITAAEVTETLNFLVKAGLLQKDDAGNYTQTEQSVTTGPMEVTPVAVRGMHRQMGEFALDAIEGVPQNERHFSGITLGVTHEAYDEIVQVIAECRKKVIAIATRDSAMDEVYRLNMQFFPLTKKNSKKG
- a CDS encoding geranylgeranylglyceryl/heptaprenylglyceryl phosphate synthase, giving the protein MKPGKTELRLNAEIEKRGALFAVLLDPDTSDEAAFVKAGAMAAENGADLLLVGGSYLGNFTLPKQVAALKANVDLPVVLFPGGASQVVPGFDAMLFMTLVSGRNPNYLIDEQVRGGALVRALNMEAIPTAYQLINSGKRTTVEYISGTMPVPANKPKLSMVNSIAAELMGMRYVYLEAGSGAEEPVPVEHIAYTRKATEMTIITGGGIKDPQTAAVRVAAGANIIVTGTLWEKVEDPKLLAEFAAAIHVKG
- a CDS encoding FISUMP domain-containing protein, whose product is MNYVKMAEQIVCKMAMPLALMFAACSMDDSHVDARLDDSPAVPFGGAEEETGVYALAGRVLGSGGSPSISSSIWQGHMVRMVELDSVTFDTTDNIYYSSVTNASGVFSFDSVNLKSPYVLLELSPVGNGENWWASLDTLIDLGLESLIAFNERFIYRIIVNLRETKNVDINVLTTLEATRLRSLVKQGQSFEEARSQAGREVMEAFGFYDESFRFGDGEYAGSKEGREILSFVSVFVETNYSCLDKKEIADFGNSGTFANLTDSIKTKCVEYPAGELWSERHYDGGTWKDITNAERALFGNFLSSLYGVGRCTDEKEGDSLVITYLGSELDLKIKCKPNDWIASAFRMVREDMPRTEGTMTDPRDGKTYRTVTYEIESGSQTWMMENLVYSGEGVTAVLDSAAIESVKAYREQELHIARIYHGSFDSPNDSLIWLDSLKSDRDDWIFYVDSAYWSSFVRYKWFDALGLDSALVYTDSGSINSEKVFAILDSVEAVNGHYQGLCPDGWRIPKIEDWANLFKQAYRTTGEIVEDVNQNWKMGVRELPGLGFGPVTAERFIVRPEAETEKVMAYEENVYILEFALNLKIDWIGAFRLNEQLDRYVNVRCIKNE
- a CDS encoding FISUMP domain-containing protein codes for the protein MNYKKITKQFACKMAMPLALMFAACSTDNENAISKTEGDPGVEMGGSSEEPNIIASIRARAYYASANNGGGSSGDVVVSIPTNIFANGGQIVLTELDSVTLEPLNDSAITVSFKGNTEDTLTGELIPGDDGMVHFDSVSLRSSIVLLEAVSGGISLNAVVNVRDTNAFEIDGLSHLAAYRMQKLVESGMSFTAAKAQTETEIANVFGFGPQNPFLGANLTSSSPAALWRKTFNEIVSFGLLATLNREFGGTGTDAGISEDTKKSLAKGVESSHIFTILQVTPRAFERLGDSFALYYQECLQKRAYFANLLASVFGYGGCSSEREGELASISSEMYELKCESDTWNLTFRKANKVNVAHAFGTMTDSRDGKTYKTVQLDLGDVTQTWMAENLNYETENSSCFREESVVGEMSYCSTYGRIYSFVSGLDSSYRKYNSKEECATFKTVEYLTDAMSDDTLFWAEQAREECDGLFNEGDYTKDPYSVDWEKVVDSLNVLNLDVCPEGWRVPRYEDWITLFMYLREHFDVEPGEELNYLLSGYGNPIGFGMDFVAEVRGSSDWYKILVRKVPYLFTPKVLAEDSRDSGYEYAIQGVYGSIIYAFYSRMYNANRYHEVKNYFDLPNEGFIRCIKDE
- a CDS encoding ABC transporter ATP-binding protein — translated: MIKIEHLHKTYRSGFLMKPKLALKDVSFSVEPGQVYGFIGPNGAGKSTTIKVLTGLLNFDSGNVLVNGISPRNVKSRQFIGYSPEQPYFYDYLTGRELLQFYGKLVGLSGAELDKRIDWSLDLLHANKDWIDRRLRSYSKGMMQRVGIAQAILGKPKLLILDEPMSGLDPMGRRDVREAIMELNRTGVTIFYSSHLLSDVESISHKVAMIVDGKIVREGTVDEITESCGVEYHVRTREAIPQAELPEGVAPAGHPQECVCADDAARDRLLRYCLEKGIAVERMDHKRPSLEDILTEEIARADA
- a CDS encoding FISUMP domain-containing protein gives rise to the protein MNYTKMTKQFVCKMAMPLALMFAACSDNGNSVVKGDDHSITPLGGSAEETGVVAYENISLRGRAYYAPAKSETKPSLENLDASFPQDVFWAGGSVTLKELDSTTLEWIDGESYTAKIGGAVEDSVTGEMRPSNNGSIQFDSVSLNSPVVMLIATSDDISLHAILDLRDSNSFVVDVLTHLTAHRVKKLVASGKSFTEAKNQAETEMATVFGLDELDPSEAALVRDELNELPYTLLQQIKEELGETGMVEGLSESSKESMKFFILHSNVTGILLLPEAAFERLGEDAVQFYQECLQKKKYLLYVLAKIYGAAKCSAVNEGALVEVYKNESLLKCHEGAWELVDGRVAQLDVSSTLGTMADSRDGQTYKTVKLEYDGISQTWMAENLNYATEKSSCFRDDSSNCSVYGRLYSIFPLDSIYNKYASEEDCIADRMNAWLTEYRAVADSLDEVGPLSESDSLRFIDEAHRLCKELHENPENPDNVNWSKVIDSLDVLNYDVCPEGWRMPSYEDWNTLLAHVDYDLLHSANGDPVGFGLETLGWVRGNNGRYRMKINGGASYLFTPRPTPEEFLQPGMPYVGDAIGMIYTLKYDLNDGFMKTAYTNAMWSAGFVRCIKND
- a CDS encoding TIGR02147 family protein; the encoded protein is MKDILEYTSYRQYIADYYADKKAKSAFTWPEFASAAGFSSPVYLKYVSEGRFNLSEAAVDRVAAAMHLSGSDLEFFREMVCFDHAKTDKAKKESFQKLVAMAESRKAKVIEADAFRYFDSWKNPVLRELAPAMPGAKPLALAKACRPKITAAEVSDSLNFLVKANMLQKDENGNYVQTDRSITAGPMEVTPAVIRGLHRQMGELALDTIEGVPQNERHFSGVTLGITQAAYDEIVAEINAFRKRVIEIATRETETDEVYRLNIQFFPMTNKGSKKG
- a CDS encoding ABC transporter permease; the encoded protein is MQTLKHIGIIALNTFRESIRDKILYNIGFLAIALTLFSIVLGEWSVFDRAYVIKSTTLSVMSLSGLLISIFVGISLVQKEIQRRTVLTLLSKPISRASFIVGKYFGLLAVVAVHLMLLTAIYYVMLFLTGSAPTLSLLTAIYLIFCEMAVVIAVALLFSSFSSTVLSALFTLGVYFAGHLSDQLLEQVRFATRMGELNGTSSMLFQKAAEVIHAIFPGLYRYNVTTYVVHGVALPDMYVFWNSIYALGYIGVFLAIASWWFSRRDFL